CTTGGATCATCAGGAGGCACAAGAATAATGTATAAATTTTTTGGTTTATTTGTAATATTTTTTGGTATGCTTTTTATGACTGGACTTAGTTCACAATTTTTAATGGCAACTGTTGGAAAATTATTATTTATACAAAAATAATTTTTTTGTAAATATATTTTAAAAGATTATAAAATTTATTTATTTTTTTCTTTATTTTTTTTAAAAAAATGATATAATATAAATATAAAGTATTTTTAAAATATTTTAATATACAGTTTAAAAAATTAATCATAAATTATCTTTCTATTGAAAGATAATGTGAAAGTAAAAAGCAATGCCAGTTAAAAAAACAAAAAAGAAGGTTGCTCCAAAAAAGAAAGTAGTAAAGAAAGCTGCTCCAAAAAAGAAAGCAGTAAAGAAAGTAGTAAAGAAAGCTGCTCCAAAAAAGAAAGCAGTAAAGAAAGTAGTAAAGAAAGCTGCTCCAAAAAAGAAAGCAGTAAAGAAAACAAAAAAATAGATCTCGAAAGAGTAATTCGAAAAAAATAAAAATCCCTTAGCTTGTCGAAGGGATTTTTATTTTTATAAAAATAATTTTTAAAATAAAGTTTTTTGTTGAAATGTTATAGATTTTTTTTCTTCATCGGTAAAAATTTTTACTTTCCCATAAGTACCATCATAACCAGGTTTTATGCTTATTTCACCACTTCTCATTTTATAGATAGCATCTACTAAATTTTTATCATTTGATATATTTTTTATTTCTTCATAATTTGCATCAAGCAATATATTGAATTCATTTTTTCCTTTTTTTATAAGATTAAAATATGTTTCATTTACTTTTTTAGAATTTTCTCCTACATTTTTTATTTCCGATATTATTTTTTTTAATGGCACTAAACTTTTGTAGGGAATAAATTTATTTTTTATTTTATCAACATCATTCTCATTTCTATCAGCAAGTTGCATTACTCTATTTAATACTCCTATAGTAAGTGGTTTTTTGCATATAGGGCAAATATTTTTATTTTTTTTACTTTGTTGTGGGTCAAAAGAAATTTTGCAATTTCTATGCCCATCGTTATAATATATTCCTTCTTGTGGATAAAATTCTATTGTGTATAAAAATTTTTTTTTATTTTTATTTTTTATAATTTTATATATTTCATCATAGGAAAAATTTTCTATCATAATTGCATTTGCTTCTCTTCCTAAATTTTCCAAACTATGAGCATCTGAATTTGATACAAGCAAAAATTTATCTAGTGATGATACGAGCCAATTCATGTTTGGGCTAGATGATAATCCCGTTTCAAGTGCATAAATATATTTTGTATAATCTTCAAAACATTCTTCTATGGAATCAAATCCTGATTTTGAACCAAGTACTGCAAACCATGGAGTCCAAATATGAGCCGGAATCACCAATGCTTTTTCAT
This genomic window from Patescibacteria group bacterium contains:
- a CDS encoding endonuclease Q family protein, with the translated sequence MQKVITDLHIHSRFSRACSKHITIKNLANWAEIKGIDILSTSDFTHPKWLEEIKETLEDNGDGLFHLKDKSSKTHFILSTEISCIYKKGAKTRRLHLCILLSNLNSVYKFIKILESKGKNLKSDGRPILGIDAKDIVDIALSCDEKALVIPAHIWTPWFAVLGSKSGFDSIEECFEDYTKYIYALETGLSSSPNMNWLVSSLDKFLLVSNSDAHSLENLGREANAIMIENFSYDEIYKIIKNKNKKKFLYTIEFYPQEGIYYNDGHRNCKISFDPQQSKKNKNICPICKKPLTIGVLNRVMQLADRNENDVDKIKNKFIPYKSLVPLKKIISEIKNVGENSKKVNETYFNLIKKGKNEFNILLDANYEEIKNISNDKNLVDAIYKMRSGEISIKPGYDGTYGKVKIFTDEEKKSITFQQKTLF